ATGACAGTCTGTTGTCCGCGTAAATCTATTTGATTGGCATCAATGAAAACATTGCCAGCGTTTCCTTGGTTAAATGTAGATGCAGAAATTTGTCCGCCATTACTGAGGTTTAACCGTCCTGTTGTCAGGTTAATGCTTCCTCCAGAACCAATTCCTCCCGTTTGCAATTCAGCAAATAAACCTGATGGTGCAGGTGAACCATCTTGTCTTTTTGGACCAACCCCAGAAATATCAATAGTATCCGTGGCACGAACCACCAAATTACCCCCTCGTCCACGTCCCCCTACCACTGAGGTTGATATGCTTGCGCCATTACTCAACCGCAACCGTTCTGTGTCAATAGCGATCGTGCCACCCAGCACATCTGCATTACTATTAATTACATCCGAGATTATGTCACTGGTATAATTCAGACCCCCGAATTGAGATAGCACTTCCTGTAACTGAGGATCAAAGAGAAATTCTTCCGTAGAAAATAATTCATTGAGTTCTGCAACCTGTTCCTTGGTGAGAAAAACAAACCCATCCAGTTCTACATCCTGGGCGCGGATAGTAATATTTCCGGCATTACCGCTGCTACTAATGGATGTAGTAGTAATATTTGCTCCTTGGGTAATATTTAGTCGAGGAGTTTCTATTGTTACATTACCGCTATTTCCTGTACCAAAACTTGTCCGGCTTGATACCCCGCTAGAAACACCATTAATCTCTACATATTCGCTAGCTTTAATCAAAATATTAGCTGCATTTGCACTGCTAGAGGTATTCGTATTGATATTCCCTCCATCTTTAAGACTAACTCGCTGGGTTTCAATGGTAATATCGCCTGCTTTGGCTTGAGTTATACTTCCAAATGGTAAAACTAGAGATGTAGCTATATTACTTTGACTCACTTCAACTCCATTCCGAGCTTGAATGGAAATAGAACCAACACTTCCACCATCACTTGCAAGTGCTGTTATTCCTCTTCCTGAAAAGTTGTTTTTAACTCGCAAAGTACCCGTTTCAATTCGGATGTCACCTGTGGAACCGGAACCTAAGCTCGAAAGTGCTAAAGAAGACTGGTTGCTAATATTGATTGCATCTGTTGCCCGCACTGTCAAATTCCCAGTGTTACCTATACCCCCAGATATCAGCAAAACAAAGCCACCATTAATGTTAACTGACTCTTTAGCATTCAGGGTGAGGTTCCCCCCATTACCTTCACCAATGGCAGATGTATAGATTCTACTGCTGGTTGCTGGTATTCCATCTCCGGTAATTGTAATTTTGTCGGCATTGATGGTAATGTCACCACCTTTACCTGAAGCATTGCTGTTAGAAAAAATTGCGCTACTGTTAGTCAGGTTAACTGCATCGCTGGCTTGGATTTGAATATCACCACCTTTAGCTGCACCATTAGTAGCGCTCGCAATTCCGCCGCTGTTGTCTAAATTCAATTGAGTTGCATCAACAACAATAGAGCCGCCATTAGAACTAAATAGATACGAACTGTTTCCGTTTAAGCTAATTTTTTCACCAAATATTTCAATACCGCTATTTTCACCTGTAGCGACAATTCTGCTATTTGTTAAGTTAATGGGTGAGCGTCCAAAATTTTCTGGTAATTTAAAATCCAATGATGAGCCATTAACATTCAATCCAACAGATGTATCTCCACCGACTGCTGCCAATTTTACTTGTCCATTTGAGCCAAACAAAAAACTACCATCTAAGGCAATTTCACCACCCATAAATGCTAGGGTGCTACCAGTGCCAACATACAACGGATTAACTGCTTGGCTAGTAATACTTCCAGGTTGAGA
The genomic region above belongs to Calothrix sp. NIES-2098 and contains:
- a CDS encoding filamentous hemagglutinin outer membrane protein — protein: MNQIQNWLHNSLVFSLILLASTPTSAQINADDTLGAESSSVTPNVLINGASADRIDGGALRGSNLFHSFTQFNIDDGQRVYFGNPAGVQNIFTRVTGRQSSNILGTLGVAGNANLFLINPNGIVFGKNAQLDIRGAFTATTANSLLFPNGIEFSATNTQAPPLLTINVPIGLQFGSQPGSITSQAVNPLYVGTGSTLAFMGGEIALDGSFLFGSNGQVKLAAVGGDTSVGLNVNGSSLDFKLPENFGRSPINLTNSRIVATGENSGIEIFGEKISLNGNSSYLFSSNGGSIVVDATQLNLDNSGGIASATNGAAKGGDIQIQASDAVNLTNSSAIFSNSNASGKGGDITINADKITITGDGIPATSSRIYTSAIGEGNGGNLTLNAKESVNINGGFVLLISGGIGNTGNLTVRATDAINISNQSSLALSSLGSGSTGDIRIETGTLRVKNNFSGRGITALASDGGSVGSISIQARNGVEVSQSNIATSLVLPFGSITQAKAGDITIETQRVSLKDGGNINTNTSSSANAANILIKASEYVEINGVSSGVSSRTSFGTGNSGNVTIETPRLNITQGANITTTSISSSGNAGNITIRAQDVELDGFVFLTKEQVAELNELFSTEEFLFDPQLQEVLSQFGGLNYTSDIISDVINSNADVLGGTIAIDTERLRLSNGASISTSVVGGRGRGGNLVVRATDTIDISGVGPKRQDGSPAPSGLFAELQTGGIGSGGSINLTTGRLNLSNGGQISASTFNQGNAGNVFIDANQIDLRGQQTVILTVVDDEAKGDAGNINIKTQQLNLQGGAQISSGTQGNGNGGNLKVQADTINLTGSVDDQASSLTTSVDERANGKGGDIDVTSNRIFISDDAEIASGSLGTGDAGNMRISTNFLAIDGKGSAIASLTNAGNGGDIILEIGELLLLRRGALISTTAGRTQAGGNGGNIILNSPFIAAIPNENSDITANAFTGKGGNVNITTQGIFGIQARSQLTPQSDITASSELGVQGEITITEPQLQPPQKLLELPTGLVDASSQIAQTCPRGPNAKPLGKFVVTGRGSLPPSSLEPLTGATSLNPLASLDGENPDTGMQGHQDTGKIPQIVEAQGFIKTADGKIALVAQAPIATPSATKATAACVAPR